A DNA window from Pogona vitticeps strain Pit_001003342236 chromosome 2, PviZW2.1, whole genome shotgun sequence contains the following coding sequences:
- the DDX41 gene encoding putative ATP-dependent RNA helicase DDX41, translated as MEAGSAKRKQRETDSEASGLSGEEDNGDYQPYVPVKLRKQQRQQKLLQMRRKGVLEEEQRDSGSKYHGDEDDIPLGPQSNVSLLDQHQHLKEKAEARKESAKEKQLKEEEKILESVAEGRALMSVKEMAKGITYDDPIKTSWKPPRHVLTMSEARHDRVRKKYHILVEGEGIPPPLKSFKEMKFPAAILRGLKKKGIQQPTPIQIQGIPTILSGRDMIGIAFTGSGKTLVFTLPVIMFCLEQEKRLPFSKREGPYGLIICPSRELARQTHGILEYYCRLLHEDGMPALRCALCIGGMSVKEQMETIKHGVHMMVATPGRLMDLLQKKMVSLDVCRYLALDEADRMIDMGFEGDIRTIFSYFKGQRQTLLFSATMPKKIQNFAKSALVKPITINVGRAGAASLDVIQEVEYVKEEAKMVYLLECLQKTPPPVLIFAEKKADVDAIHEYLLLKGVEAVAIHGGKDQEERTKAIEAFRDGKKDVLVATDVASKGLDFPAIQHVINYDMPEEIENYVHRIGRTGRSGNTGIATTFINKACDESVLMDLKALLLEAKQKVPPVLQVLHCGDESMLDIGGERGCAFCGGLGHRITDCPKLEAMQTKQVSNIGRKDYLAHSSMDF; from the exons ATGGAGGCCGGAAGTGCTAAGAGG AAGCAGCGCGAAACGGACTCTGAGGCGTCAGGCCTGTCCGGAGAAGAGGACAATGGGGACTACCAGCCCTACGTGCCCGTCAAGCTTAGGAAACAGCAGAGG CAACAAAAATTGCTGCAGATGCGACGCAAGGGGGTGTTGGAGGAAGAACAAAGGGACAGCGGCAGCAAGTATCATGGTGATGAAGATGATATTCCCCTGGGTCCACAGTCCAATGTTAGCCTTCTGGACCAGCATCAGCACCTCAAGGAAAAGGCAGAAG CACGTAAAGAGTCAGCTAAAGAGAAGCAGCttaaggaggaggaaaagatctTGGAGAGTGTGGCAGAAGGGCGAG CACTCATGTCTGTGAAGGAAATGGCAAAGGGCATCACATATGATGATCCTATTAAAACCAG TTGGAAGCCTCCCAGGCACGTCTTGACTATGTCAGAGGCACGGCATGACCGTGTGCGTAAGAAGTATCACATCCTTGTAGAAGGTGAAGGCATTCCACCCCCGCTGAAAAGCTTCAAAGAGATGAAGTTTCCAGCTG CAATCCTGCGAGGCTTGAAGAAGAAGGGGATCCAGCAACCAACCCCCATCCAGATACAGGGAATACCTACAAT TCTTTCTGGCAGAGATATGATTGGCATTGCATTCACTGGCTCTGGCAAGACGCTTGTGTTCACTCTCCCTGTGATCATGTTCTGCTTGGAGCAGGAGAAGAGACTGCCCTTTTCCAAGAGGGAAGGGCCATATGGCCTTATCATCTGCCCCTCA AGGGAATTGGCTCGCCAGACTCATGGCATTCTGGAGTACTACTGCCGCCTGCTGCATGAAGATGGGATGCCTGCCCTGCGCTGTGCTCTCTGCATTGGAGGCATGTCTGTCAAGGAGCAGATGGAGACCATCAAACA TGGCGTGCACATGATGGTAGCAACTCCAGGTCGGCTAATGGATCTCCTGCAGAAAAAGATGGTCAGTCTGGATGTCTGTCGCTACCTGGCACTGGATGAAGCTGATCGGATGATTGACATGGGCTTTGAGGGAGACATCCGCACCATCTTTTCCTACTTTAAG GGCCAGAGACAGACTCTTCTTTTTAGTGCCACCATGCCCAAGAAGATCCAGAATTTTGCCAAGAGTGCTCTTGTGAAGCCTATTACCATCAATGTGGGACGCGCAGGAGCTGCCAGCTTGGATGTCATACAG GAAGTAGAATATGTGAAGGAGGAAGCCAAAATGGTGTATCTGCTGGAATGTCTACAGAAGACCCCACCGCCT GTCCTTATTTTTGCTGAAAAGAAAGCAGATGTGGATGCAATCCATGAATACTTGTTACTCAAGGGGGTGGAAGCTGTGGCCATACATGGTGGGAAAG ACCAAGAGGAGCGGACTAAGGCCATCGAAGCCTTCCGTGATGgcaagaaagatgttcttgttgcCACTGACGTTGCCTCCAAAGGCTTGGACTTTCCAGCCATCCAGCATGTCATCAACTATGACATGCCTGAGGAAATAGAAAACTATG TTCATCGAATTGGGCGTACAGGCCGTTCAGGGAATACTGGCATTGCCACCACTTTCATCAACAAAGCTTGTG ATGAGTCGGTGCTCATGGACTTGAAAGCACTGCTGCTGGAGGCCAAGCAGAAGGTGCCGCCTGTGCTGCAGGTGCTGCACTGTGGAGATGAATCCATGCTGGACATTGGAG GGGAGAGGGGTTGTGCCTTCTGTGGAGGCCTGGGCCATCGTATCACCGACTGTCCGAAGTTGGAAGCTATGCAGACAAAGCAAGTCAGCAACATTGGGCGCAAGGACTATTTGGCCCACAGCTCTATGGACTTCTAG